Part of the Lolium rigidum isolate FL_2022 chromosome 6, APGP_CSIRO_Lrig_0.1, whole genome shotgun sequence genome, ATATCCAACAATGAATTGCATTCAAAAGGGTTCTTAACGAATGAGAGCATGTGCTTTCCATTACTTTGGAGATTTTATTGATGGGTTCTCATTGGCAGGAGCCTCGACAGGGAGACCAAacatagtttttttttgtgaaggaagaCCAAACATAGTTAGAAAAACAAGGGGGGTAATAATATGACCAGCACAAAATAACTGCGCATCAAATCATCAACTTAAATGCTCAGAAAAAGAAGGTTGGATGGACTTAGAGTGTAAATAAGTTGCATCTTTCCCTTCACCAACAGCAGTCTTTGATAGGTGGAAAGAAAAGCTCATGGATATGAGAAGCGCATATAACAAAGTACCATTTGATTAGTAATACCTCTAACAACTGCACCGGTAGCTCACCACTGTTGTTTGCTTAAAATTTTGCATAATTACTTTATTGTATTATACAACAAGAGTGGTCAAAACCACGAACGGAACAGAAGAAACACTATCAGGAAGAGATACAAAAGGAATTTCGATCTTTAACACCCAATTATAAAAACAACACTACATCATATGATGATGGTATACTTATTAATAAATTTCAAGAGCATACCTCAGTAGTAGTGCCAGGTACAATTCCAATAAGCACGAGCAACTTGTCCACCGGATCACACGAGTAATTAATAATATGATCAATGAATTTCCATGGAGTTGAATCGTGAAGAAGATCCCAATACATATCTGTTTATAGTAGTAACATCAAATGAGGTGGAGAATATCTCTGGAGGCTATATAAAACGTGTGCATCAATGCTCAATGTATGGTGATTTGGAGAGGAGCATGCTGCAAAACCTGAACATTAGAAGATGCGTGCTTGTGAAGGATGGTATCTATTTTCCCTCAAGGCTCGCTACTACTTATTCACAAGGCTTTCCCTGCGTAACACAGGGCAAATATTTTCTGCCCagacggaagaagaagaagaaaatacaAACAGCTTGTAAGATCCAGTTTTCCTGAAACCAATACTCAAGCAACATAGCAGATGCTTCACAGTAAGCTGCGTCAGACAGTATGTCAAGGCACGTCACCATAAAACAGTCCAAATTGAAACCAATCGGGGTCTTGAATGTTAGTAGGTAGCAACATTATCGAGACCTAAGAAGCTCGCAATCAGTAATATTTGAATGATATGTCTTAATAGGAAAATGATCTTTTCTGTGTATGTGGTGGCAAGGGAAAAGCTGATAACCATAATGCCTGTCATTTATACCAATCGTTGTAAGCATCAGAAATCTTTAGTCTCACAATCTTCCATCTTAAGCTTCTTATCTGAACCATCATACCATCATTGAGAACTCAGCCTCCAGGATGGACGTCCAAAATCAACAAATATGTCGTAAAAAGGTATACATCAATCTCGGTTTTAGTAGGATCTCATATGAGATCTTAACCTCTACTACTGAGATTCAAACTCGGCAAATACACAATCAACAAACTAAGCATTATGTCCAAGTATACCGATTTTTTTGGCTCCAATCTGCTCATATGTTCACAGTACACAATTATTAGATAAAAGCAACGGCAATATTTTCTCTGCAGATTATCAGGCCtgttataaataaataataattaaTCAATAAGATTAGCAATAACATTAGAGATGCTAGACAAGAAAATGAATTATAAGAGGAGACACCAGGCAAATATTAAGGGAGAGACGAAGAGAAATATCAGGTTAATCCTTACAATTACAACGGTGATGGATTGGAGACCATGCAGATGAAGGGCCTCCAGAGAAACCGATGGACACCTCGTGTCACACGTTGTGTACCATCAAAAGGACATCTCCACCATGTGAAAAAAAGGACatgtcacaaaaccctcacaaaaTGTTCTGGAAAAAGCGAGTACTTGAACTTCGGTGGGCTGGCTCAGATCGCAGGAAAGAGAAAAAGTAGAGAACACGGCACCGCTACGCATGGCCTGGCCCAACAGAAGCCCATCAACCGCCCGCGAGCCAGACTAAAACCCTtgtcctccacctctctccccaaTCCTTCTCCACCGCCCCTCGCTCGCGCCACCAGCCTCGCCGCCGGCCTCTTCTCCACCCTACCCCGTTCCCCCAGCCACCGGACCGCGACCTCTCCGCCCGGCCGCTCTTCCCCGTCAATACGCCAAGAAACCTCCTCCTCAGCGTTCTCTGTCGGCGCGGCGGAGATGATCACGGCGATATCCTGGGTGCCGAGGGGCGCCGCCAGGACCGTCCCCATCGAGGCGGAGCCGCCCACGCAGGAGgagatcgaggaggccaagaagagCATCGCCCTCGGAAGGTAGTCAGCCTCGCCCGCTTTCCCACCGCGTTCCCCACCGCGCAGGTGACAGACGAATAACCTTGTGATTTTGCTCGCAGAGCCGGGGGAGACGCTGACGACGCagaaggggatgaggacgatGGAGACATGGATCTCGACGACGAGGATGAGGTCGACGAGGTCGCGCAGGCCAGGGCCGCAGCCAAGGCGCTCGGGAAGAGCAGTTCAGCTGCCGTTGGGGACATCTCCGATGGACTCGCGGAGCTCAACATGGACGcctacgacgaggaggaggatggtaAGTGCTCGTGCTGCTCTGGCCCCATCTTAAACCGCGTCTTGGCTGACTGATAACTGTAACTCGTATCTATCTCTATCTTAGAGCTTGAGGTTTTCAGCACCGGGTTGGGGGACTTGTACTACAAAGACAACGAGGACGACCCTTATATCATCAAGAAAAACGGTGTATGCTTTCTCTTGCTGTGAAGGAGATATATTGTTTTTCTGTCCGTGTCCGTGGTATTAGTTATCACATTGGAAGTGAATGAGATCCCTTCTGTGCCTTATTaggatgacgatgaagacgacgacgattcTGAGATTGAAGACATGACTATCAAACCTACTGATATTGTGCTTGTTTGTGCACATAACGAGGATGAATTCAATTCTCTTCAGGCAAGTGTCgatttagctttttttttttgctggtaTATTGTATGCAAGGTATGAGTCGTTCGCTTCCCGAGCGTGAATTATGTGTTGGTTTACATTGTCTTGTTGCATTTGCTAAAATAGTGCCGTGgttcttttttttgaacaagaatcTAAGTAGCAAACCTTTGTGTTGAGCAATTGTATTCTTGTCATAATGCTGGTTGTGCTGAGTAAATTTGTATTCTTAGATTGATGCATTCGGTCATATAGAATATACTTAATTCACATTAGTTTCCATGTTCTTACTCTGCCTTGCCTCTCTTTGCTGGGCATCACTAGCTCATGCTGTATGTGTTCGCGGTTATGTTGCATGCAAGGTATGACTGGTGGCCTTATTGTATATTATAGGTAAGTATAGTGGAAGAGCTGGAGGACGGGGATCCTAATATGTTTGTGCACCATGAGGTCCCTCTCTCAGACTTTCCGCTCTGCACGGAATGGATGGATTTCAACCGCGAGAATGGTGACGAGAAAGGTAAAACTGTGGTGCCGCGTGGGTTTTGACAAGTAAAGAGTGCCAATTTATTTCTGCAATCTTGTTGCTTTCTCATCATCCTTTTCTTATTGCAGGGAATTTCATTGCTGTTGGCACCATGAGTGCCATAATTGAAATATGGAACTTGGATATTGTAATGTTCGCAAAAACACACAAGAATTTTATGCCACACAACCATGAATTGTTTTGCTTCAAAGATATTTATGTATTGTTTGTTGGATGTTCATGTTTTTTCAACAGGTTGATGAGGTCGAACCACATGCTGTGCTAGGAGCACTTTCCAAAAAGCAGAttaaggggaaaaaggtatgctACTAATATTGCATTGTTGAGCTACTTCGAAATTTTGATTGCTTCTCATGAGATAATTTACTGGTTAGACTTGATAAACACTCACTTGTGGTAAAGCCTTACTCAACATACCCAACATTCTCtcaatttttcatgtttttttccttTGACTTCCTTGGCAACCTCAATAGTTATCATTTGAAACATCTGCAATCTGGTCTTGTAGTTGCTAACGTAACTGTGGGTCTGTGTCCTAACATTGGACCCGCTTGTTGCCTGTGCAGCTTACTGTCTTCTATGTCTGGTTTAGATCCCGACTAACTCCACATGAACATAATGCACATGAAACGATGTTGAATTGTTCATTGCCTAAGTCTCTTATGCTCAAGTTCTAGTAGGTTCAGTATGTTAATGTGCAGATTGGGTTGCGTTTTGGCTATTAAATTGACGATACTAGTTTCAATATGAATGCAACAGTGGGATGTTGGTGCAAGATGGTACTGATTGGGTAAGGGTACAATGTACATAGCTAGAACAAATGTCAGTACTATGTTATGATATTATGACTCATATTTGCCTCTGCGCGGGTAGAGCCTTCCTTGATATTTTAGTTACACTGTTTATGCCACATAACTAGAACACATGTCAGTACTATGTTATGATATTATGGTTCATATTTGCCTCTGCGCGGGTAGAGCCTTCCTTGATATTTTAGTTACACTGTTTGTGCCACATGTCATGTGCAGCCAAGGTACAAGAAGCGTAATAGCCATAAAAATTCTGTGCTTGGTCTTGCATGGAATGCAGTGGTGAGGTGTGTTTTGATTTTAATTCAAGTGATCGCATCAGTCCCTCTCCTTTCACTTATTGGACCAATGCTGATGGCTCCGTACGAATTTCAGGAACGTTCTGGCTAGTTCAAGTGCAGACAAAACTATTAGACTTTGGGATTTAAGTACTGGCCAATGTGCAGTCACACTGCAACATCATGATGGCAAGGCAAGGATCTACATTCTTCTTCTTGCTTCTGTAATATATATCGTTCCGAAATATTATGATGGTGTATCAAGTTAATTTTCCCTCCGTCCCATATGTAGGTGCAATCAGTTGCCTGGAGGTCACCTGAAGTTCTTCTCAGTGGATCTTTTGATAAATCGGTTATCATGGTAATAAATCGTATTTGTCATTATGTTAATTTTTTCCTGAAATATTTGCTGCTGCTCATTACGTATTCTGGTTGTTGGCCAGACTGTAAGCAGCATGCTGATTTCTAGCATGTCAGCAATTGATAATTTCACTTGCTTTGTGTAGCCAATAATTAAAGTTGGTCACACTAATTATGCAACATATTGCTTATTACCTTCTCCTTT contains:
- the LOC124666430 gene encoding uncharacterized WD repeat-containing protein C17D11.16-like, which gives rise to MITAISWVPRGAARTVPIEAEPPTQEEIEEAKKSIALGRAGGDADDAEGDEDDGDMDLDDEDEVDEVAQARAAAKALGKSSSAAVGDISDGLAELNMDAYDEEEDELEVFSTGLGDLYYKDNEDDPYIIKKNGDDDEDDDDSEIEDMTIKPTDIVLVCAHNEDEFNSLQVSIVEELEDGDPNMFVHHEVPLSDFPLCTEWMDFNRENGDEKGNFIAVGTMSAIIEIWNLDIVDEVEPHAVLGALSKKQIKGKKPRYKKRNSHKNSVLGLAWNAVVRNVLASSSADKTIRLWDLSTGQCAVTLQHHDGKVQSVAWRSPEVLLSGSFDKSVIMSDMRDNGQTYHKWAVEADVESLVCDPHNEHSFLVSLDNGMVQAFDTRTASSNSNSGQPTFTLHAHNKAASAISFCPSKPNFIATGGTDKMVKLWDISNNQPSCVASLNAKLGAVFTVSFCNDSPFLLACGGSKGKLKVWNTLSEPAVANKFGK